From a single Paraburkholderia youngii genomic region:
- the cysN gene encoding sulfate adenylyltransferase subunit CysN, whose translation MAHVSELIGTDIEGYLKQHEKKSLLRFITCGSVDDGKSTLIGRLLYESRMLFEDQLAALEADSKKVGTRGGEIDYALLLDGLAAEREQGITIDVAYRFFSTDRRKFIVADTPGHEQYTRNMITGASTADLAIILVDSRKGLLQQTRRHSYLVSLIGIRNVVLAVNKMDLVDYSRERFDEISREYCEFAKKIGISDVTAIPISGVNGDNVVERSTKTPWYDGPSLMHHLDTVEIDEARLQTLPLRFPVQWVNRPNLDFRGFAGTIASGVVRVGQRVQVQPSGRETTVARIVTADGDLDEAFAEQSVTLLLADEVDVSRGDLISAADSPAQVADQFEATLVWMSDQPMLRGRSYLLKIGTRTVTATILPLKYKLNVETLDHVAAETLALNEIGVAELEFDRPIAFDPYERDHETGGFIVIDRMTNSTVGAGMLRFALRRASNIRWQTLEVDKHARRTLNGHQSGVVWLTGLSGAGKSTIANLLEKRLHAMGKRTYLLDGDNVRHGLNKDLGFTAEDRVENIRRIAEVAKLMADAGVIVITAFISPFRAERALARELMEEGEFIEVFIDTPLEVAEQRDPKGLYKKARRGELKNFTGIDSPYEAPVKPEIHINTTTSSAEVAVETIFQKLQTAGFLDVSRGSPL comes from the coding sequence ATGGCACACGTCTCTGAGCTGATCGGGACCGATATCGAAGGGTACCTGAAGCAGCATGAAAAGAAGAGCCTTCTGCGTTTCATCACATGCGGGAGCGTGGATGACGGCAAGAGCACGTTGATTGGCCGTTTGCTCTATGAATCCAGGATGCTATTCGAGGATCAGCTTGCCGCGCTCGAAGCCGATTCGAAGAAGGTCGGTACGCGTGGTGGGGAAATAGACTACGCGCTGCTGCTCGACGGTCTGGCTGCCGAGCGCGAGCAGGGCATCACCATCGACGTCGCCTACCGGTTTTTCTCGACGGACCGCCGCAAGTTCATCGTTGCCGATACGCCCGGGCATGAGCAGTACACCCGCAACATGATAACGGGGGCTTCCACGGCGGATCTCGCCATCATCCTCGTCGATTCACGCAAAGGCTTGTTGCAGCAAACGCGACGGCATAGCTATCTCGTGTCGTTGATCGGCATTCGCAACGTGGTTCTTGCGGTGAACAAGATGGACCTGGTTGATTACTCCCGTGAGCGGTTCGACGAAATTTCACGCGAGTATTGCGAATTTGCAAAAAAAATCGGTATATCCGATGTGACGGCAATTCCGATTTCGGGCGTAAATGGCGACAACGTTGTTGAAAGGAGCACAAAGACGCCATGGTACGACGGGCCGTCCTTGATGCATCACCTCGATACTGTCGAGATCGACGAAGCCCGTTTGCAGACCCTGCCATTGCGTTTCCCGGTGCAGTGGGTCAACCGCCCGAACCTTGATTTCCGTGGGTTTGCAGGAACTATTGCGTCCGGTGTCGTACGCGTCGGGCAGCGTGTGCAAGTTCAGCCGTCAGGGCGGGAAACCACCGTCGCAAGAATCGTGACGGCCGATGGAGATCTCGACGAGGCCTTCGCGGAACAGTCGGTGACGCTTCTGCTCGCCGACGAAGTGGATGTCTCTCGTGGCGATCTGATTTCAGCGGCCGATTCGCCAGCGCAGGTTGCCGACCAGTTCGAAGCAACGCTCGTATGGATGAGCGATCAACCCATGCTCCGGGGGCGCAGCTACCTGCTGAAGATCGGCACTCGGACCGTCACGGCAACGATATTGCCGCTGAAATACAAGCTCAATGTCGAGACGCTCGATCACGTCGCCGCTGAGACTCTCGCGTTGAACGAAATCGGCGTCGCCGAACTGGAGTTTGACCGTCCGATCGCTTTCGATCCATACGAGCGGGACCACGAGACGGGCGGTTTCATCGTTATTGACCGCATGACCAATAGCACGGTCGGTGCGGGTATGCTGCGCTTCGCACTGCGCCGTGCGAGCAATATTCGCTGGCAGACGCTGGAAGTCGACAAACATGCGCGACGGACCCTCAATGGGCATCAGAGCGGCGTCGTCTGGCTGACAGGGCTTTCTGGTGCGGGTAAATCGACGATTGCGAATCTGCTCGAGAAACGCTTGCATGCAATGGGCAAGCGAACCTATCTGCTCGATGGGGACAATGTTCGGCATGGATTGAACAAGGATCTCGGCTTCACGGCCGAAGACCGCGTCGAAAATATCCGGCGCATTGCCGAGGTGGCGAAATTGATGGCCGACGCCGGCGTGATCGTCATTACCGCATTCATTTCGCCGTTTCGTGCAGAGCGCGCACTGGCGCGCGAGCTCATGGAGGAGGGTGAGTTCATCGAGGTCTTCATCGACACGCCATTGGAAGTGGCTGAGCAGCGCGATCCGAAAGGACTCTACAAGAAAGCGCGTCGCGGAGAGTTGAAGAACTTCACTGGCATCGATTCGCCCTACGAGGCGCCGGTGAAGCCCGAAATCCACATTAATACCACGACCAGTTCTGCCGAGGTTGCTGTAGAGACGATCTTCCAGAAGTTGCAGACCGCGGGATTCCTTGACGTGTCGAGGGGATCGCCGCTCTGA
- the cysD gene encoding sulfate adenylyltransferase subunit CysD codes for MPTLTHLRRLEAESIHIMREVVAESQRPVMLYSIGKDSACMLHLAKKAFYPAPPPFPLLHVDTTWKFRDMYTMRDRMAREAGMELIVHQNPEAKELGINPFDHGSQIHTDMWKTQGLKQALDKYGFDAALGGARRDEEKSRAKERIFSFRTASHQWDPKSQRPELWRLYNARKNHGESIRVFAISNWTELDIWQYIYLENISIVPLYFAARRPVVNRGGTLVMVDDDRMPLSPHEKAEHRMVRFRTLGCYPLTGAVESNATTLPQIIQEMLLTMTSERQGRVIDHDGAASMERKKQEGYF; via the coding sequence ATGCCCACATTGACTCACCTGCGGCGGCTCGAAGCCGAGAGCATTCATATCATGCGAGAAGTCGTCGCTGAGTCACAGCGCCCTGTGATGCTTTACTCGATCGGCAAGGACAGCGCCTGCATGCTCCATCTGGCAAAAAAGGCGTTTTACCCGGCGCCGCCCCCGTTTCCGCTCCTGCATGTCGATACCACGTGGAAGTTTCGCGACATGTACACGATGCGTGACCGGATGGCTCGCGAGGCCGGAATGGAGCTAATCGTCCACCAGAATCCGGAAGCGAAAGAGCTTGGAATCAATCCGTTCGATCATGGTTCGCAGATTCACACCGACATGTGGAAGACACAGGGCCTGAAGCAGGCGCTCGATAAGTACGGCTTCGACGCCGCTTTGGGGGGCGCTCGCAGGGACGAAGAGAAATCGCGTGCGAAGGAGCGAATTTTTTCATTCCGTACAGCTAGCCATCAATGGGACCCGAAGAGTCAACGACCCGAACTGTGGCGCCTTTATAACGCGCGCAAGAACCATGGCGAGTCGATCCGCGTGTTTGCCATCTCAAACTGGACCGAGCTGGACATCTGGCAGTACATCTACCTCGAGAACATCTCGATCGTGCCGCTATATTTCGCGGCGCGGCGACCCGTAGTGAATCGGGGCGGCACGCTGGTGATGGTGGACGACGACCGCATGCCGCTTTCGCCGCACGAAAAGGCAGAGCACAGAATGGTGCGTTTTCGCACGCTGGGTTGCTATCCGCTGACCGGTGCGGTCGAGTCGAACGCCACGACATTGCCGCAAATCATTCAGGAAATGCTCTTGACGATGACCTCAGAGCGCCAGGGTCGCGTGATCGATCACGACGGCGCCGCATCGATGGAGCGGAAGAAACAGGAGGGGTACTTTTAA
- a CDS encoding 3'(2'),5'-bisphosphate nucleotidase CysQ, with protein MNTAGPVHAVDDDHRLAVHIATAAGAALNAIRASAVLAGKPLGAAGDATANELITHILAHTRPADGFLSEESALDPKRLALDRVWIIDPLDGTREYGECLERRDDWAVHVALTVCGEPRACAVALPARGVTFGTLSPPELPPAPEGRLKILVSRSRAPELALRVAQRLNAELVPMGSAGAKAMAVLRGEAHAYLHAGGQYEWDSCAPVGVALAAGLHASRIDGSPCIYNGSDVSMPDLLICRAEIAELMLAAIAAAQ; from the coding sequence ATGAACACGGCTGGCCCCGTGCATGCGGTTGACGACGATCACCGCCTGGCCGTGCACATTGCTACGGCGGCCGGAGCTGCGTTGAACGCGATACGCGCGTCGGCGGTCCTTGCGGGCAAACCACTGGGAGCAGCGGGCGATGCCACGGCAAACGAGCTGATCACGCACATTCTCGCTCACACCAGACCGGCAGACGGCTTCCTGTCGGAAGAGTCCGCACTGGATCCAAAGCGGCTAGCCCTCGATCGTGTATGGATCATCGACCCGCTCGATGGCACGCGCGAGTATGGCGAATGCCTCGAGCGGCGCGACGACTGGGCGGTCCATGTCGCACTGACGGTTTGCGGCGAGCCGCGCGCTTGTGCTGTCGCGCTTCCGGCTCGTGGCGTCACGTTCGGAACTTTATCGCCGCCTGAGTTGCCCCCAGCGCCTGAGGGGCGTCTAAAAATTCTCGTGAGCCGTTCCCGCGCCCCCGAACTGGCACTACGGGTTGCCCAGCGCTTGAATGCCGAACTCGTGCCGATGGGTTCGGCAGGCGCAAAGGCAATGGCAGTGCTGCGTGGCGAGGCGCACGCATATCTTCATGCCGGCGGGCAATATGAATGGGATTCGTGCGCTCCGGTAGGGGTCGCGCTTGCGGCCGGACTTCATGCGAGCCGCATCGACGGTAGTCCATGCATCTATAACGGGTCGGACGTTTCGATGCCCGATCTGCTCATATGTCGAGCGGAGATCGCCGAACTGATGCTGGCCGCCATCGCAGCCGCGCAGTGA
- a CDS encoding VOC family protein, translated as MSTLSLSPFSGFLQIAYVTTDVDKAIDYFCREQNVRTWARLPGIEIESIAGHHCKLNIALAFVGSVQLELIEPLSGDDRVYRDALPRDGSAVRHHHIAQLIDSEAAFETQRSEMAAAGVPIVIDGQSPGSARYFYTDHRATLGHYIEHIWYTPAGLAAMEQVPRNGAVR; from the coding sequence ATGAGCACGCTCTCACTTTCTCCGTTTTCCGGCTTTCTGCAGATTGCGTACGTCACCACCGACGTGGACAAGGCAATTGACTACTTTTGCAGGGAACAGAATGTGCGGACGTGGGCGCGCTTGCCCGGCATTGAAATCGAGTCGATCGCCGGGCATCACTGCAAGCTGAACATCGCGCTTGCATTCGTCGGATCGGTTCAGCTCGAACTCATCGAGCCGTTATCCGGCGACGACCGTGTGTATCGTGATGCGCTGCCGCGAGACGGATCCGCGGTTCGCCATCACCACATCGCGCAGTTGATCGATAGCGAAGCGGCGTTCGAAACGCAGCGTAGCGAAATGGCTGCCGCGGGCGTGCCCATCGTCATCGACGGTCAGTCGCCTGGGTCCGCCCGGTACTTCTACACAGATCACAGGGCAACGCTGGGTCACTATATCGAACACATCTGGTACACACCAGCGGGTCTCGCCGCGATGGAACAGGTGCCTCGCAATGGAGCGGTTCGATGA
- a CDS encoding sulfotransferase family protein has translation MSPSKRFSGAEDELHAVASAVTGSSDFGSSAEYMPGLTQLLNAFDEDGPRFAPGGREFAWNAVVGALVSRLTLVEGLRKHADVLSQTPRRPLVITGIPRTGTTALHKLLSVDPQFQGLEKWLTVFPQPRPPRDTWINYVQFQATAAGLEAFFRSAPEMRAAHNIVADEVDECLEILKQGFCSNLWGSSFRVPQYDRWWREQSELPAYRYFAKTLSLIGARDREKTWLLKNPGHLMQLPALFEVFPDACVVQTHRNPVEALPSLASVLAMARRISEGEQVDRHEIGARELDNWAWASEAAMAARASLPKKQFLDISQADLHADPIGTMRRIYGHFGFQLTEETMEAMRRRVEQSPERAHGVHKYTQAEFGLATEAIRERFSRYMTTYGLQ, from the coding sequence ATGTCGCCATCAAAACGATTTTCGGGTGCGGAGGATGAGCTTCATGCAGTCGCGAGTGCCGTTACTGGCTCGAGCGATTTCGGCTCCAGCGCCGAATACATGCCCGGCCTGACGCAACTTCTGAACGCTTTCGACGAAGATGGCCCGCGCTTCGCGCCAGGGGGCCGGGAATTTGCGTGGAACGCAGTTGTCGGTGCTTTGGTCTCGCGCCTGACGCTAGTGGAGGGCCTGCGCAAGCATGCCGATGTCTTGTCCCAGACTCCGCGGCGTCCGCTCGTCATCACCGGGATACCTCGGACCGGCACGACCGCATTGCACAAGTTGCTTTCGGTCGACCCGCAATTTCAGGGTTTGGAAAAGTGGCTGACGGTCTTTCCGCAGCCACGGCCGCCGCGCGACACCTGGATCAACTACGTTCAGTTCCAGGCGACCGCGGCCGGACTGGAGGCCTTTTTCAGGTCGGCGCCAGAGATGCGGGCAGCGCATAACATCGTCGCCGACGAGGTCGATGAATGCCTCGAAATACTCAAACAGGGCTTTTGCAGCAACTTGTGGGGATCGTCCTTCCGCGTACCTCAATACGATCGCTGGTGGCGCGAGCAGAGCGAATTACCTGCCTATCGCTACTTTGCAAAGACGCTCAGTCTGATCGGCGCGCGCGACCGCGAAAAAACGTGGCTCCTGAAAAATCCCGGCCACCTGATGCAGTTGCCCGCACTGTTCGAGGTTTTTCCCGATGCATGCGTGGTCCAGACACATCGGAATCCCGTGGAGGCGCTGCCTTCGCTCGCGAGCGTGCTGGCGATGGCGCGTCGAATTTCCGAGGGCGAGCAAGTCGACAGGCACGAGATCGGCGCGCGCGAACTCGATAATTGGGCATGGGCCAGCGAAGCAGCAATGGCGGCGCGCGCGTCCTTGCCGAAGAAGCAGTTCCTAGATATCAGCCAAGCCGACCTTCACGCCGATCCGATTGGTACGATGCGGCGGATTTACGGTCACTTCGGCTTTCAACTGACCGAGGAAACGATGGAAGCAATGCGCCGGCGAGTTGAGCAGAGCCCTGAACGCGCTCATGGTGTGCATAAATATACCCAAGCCGAATTCGGCCTTGCAACCGAGGCGATCCGGGAGCGATTCTCCCGCTACATGACTACCTATGGACTGCAATGA
- a CDS encoding DUF1214 domain-containing protein: MAQLKSWSDYLSQLANAESLLELTETPRDPQTRAELYRQFQMNLSLAYFIYFQSDPLHPDWLPFLNSVFMLQPNPDDTYFVAPLRGDLRYRLVGERGSVHLLTLDIGRGIMGTTDKIHPPLGQFDLDDLEIGEDGSFEVLLSARRPAGYHGNWLELHPEADFAMLRQRSYAWGAERDARIAIECLDARRTKPPMGHEEIARRTGELMDYAERLSRRWLTHMQQLRTRINVNEFEFFAFGGGLAKQAYWQAIFDFGDDEALILETALPQTRRYWNVQLNDALFNALDYIDHQSSLNGHQAHVDEDGYFRAVIAHRDPGVANWLDTCGVNRGTAIGRWYGCSSAPVPTLKRVPVSELRNHLPTGTRFVDATERERLLRERRIGAQLRRRW; the protein is encoded by the coding sequence ATGGCTCAGCTGAAATCCTGGAGCGACTATCTCTCCCAGTTGGCAAACGCGGAGAGTCTGCTCGAATTGACCGAGACACCGCGCGATCCTCAAACGCGCGCGGAGCTGTATCGGCAGTTTCAGATGAATCTCTCGCTTGCCTACTTCATCTACTTCCAATCCGATCCGCTTCATCCTGACTGGTTGCCTTTCCTTAACTCGGTCTTCATGCTGCAGCCGAATCCCGACGACACCTATTTCGTCGCACCGTTGCGAGGTGACCTGCGATATCGGCTAGTTGGAGAGCGCGGCAGCGTGCATTTGCTGACGCTGGATATCGGCCGCGGCATCATGGGTACTACCGATAAAATCCACCCTCCGCTAGGTCAGTTCGACCTGGACGACCTCGAGATCGGCGAGGACGGCAGCTTCGAAGTTCTGTTGAGCGCACGGCGTCCCGCCGGTTATCACGGCAACTGGCTTGAGTTGCACCCCGAGGCTGACTTCGCAATGCTGCGCCAGCGATCGTATGCGTGGGGAGCGGAACGTGACGCACGAATCGCTATCGAGTGCCTCGACGCTCGCCGGACGAAACCGCCAATGGGCCACGAGGAGATCGCGAGGCGTACCGGCGAGCTGATGGACTACGCGGAGCGTCTGTCACGTCGCTGGCTCACGCACATGCAGCAACTGCGCACGCGGATCAACGTGAACGAGTTCGAGTTTTTCGCTTTCGGTGGTGGCCTCGCGAAACAGGCGTACTGGCAAGCGATTTTCGATTTCGGTGACGACGAAGCGCTCATTCTCGAAACCGCACTGCCGCAGACACGCCGCTATTGGAACGTGCAATTGAACGACGCTCTGTTCAACGCGCTTGACTATATCGATCACCAAAGCAGCCTCAATGGGCATCAGGCGCACGTCGACGAAGACGGCTATTTCCGCGCCGTGATTGCGCACCGTGATCCGGGTGTCGCGAACTGGCTGGATACATGCGGGGTCAATCGGGGGACCGCAATAGGCAGATGGTATGGGTGCAGTTCGGCGCCGGTTCCGACGCTCAAGCGTGTGCCGGTGTCCGAGTTGCGCAATCACTTGCCGACAGGGACTCGCTTCGTTGACGCAACCGAACGCGAGAGACTCTTGCGCGAGAGACGCATAGGTGCGCAGCTGAGACGGCGGTGGTAA
- a CDS encoding alcohol dehydrogenase catalytic domain-containing protein — MRAAYFTKVGSPLEVRGVADPTPASGEVVLKIHRCGICGSDLHMTDGHAPHFTLPENSTLGHEFAGEVVALGKGVEKLKIGDAVTALPFVGCGHCATCLSGKPNFCAQFKGAAAGFAQYAVVAERVTTRLPKTLSMEDGALIEPMAVGLHGVALAKLTPGAKVLVIGAGPVGLAATFWARRLGAGRIVATASSQRREALARHMGADEFVVPQDGQDLAALAADALKGPPDVVFECAGQKDLIAKAIHCVKPQGDVVVLGFCTVPDQFIPAVAVWKEVRIQFAVTYSMQEFTHVANVFDAGCVEPRAMITDRVSLDALPDAFEALRERSTQCKVMVNPWLS; from the coding sequence ATGAGGGCCGCATATTTCACGAAGGTAGGTTCGCCTCTAGAAGTTAGGGGTGTTGCCGATCCCACTCCAGCATCGGGAGAAGTTGTGCTGAAGATTCACCGCTGCGGTATCTGCGGATCGGATCTACACATGACGGATGGACACGCACCGCATTTCACGCTTCCAGAAAATTCGACCCTAGGTCACGAATTTGCCGGCGAGGTGGTCGCCTTAGGTAAGGGCGTTGAGAAGCTGAAGATTGGCGATGCTGTAACCGCGCTGCCGTTTGTCGGATGCGGGCATTGCGCGACCTGTCTTTCCGGGAAGCCGAACTTCTGCGCGCAATTCAAGGGCGCCGCCGCCGGCTTCGCTCAATATGCAGTCGTTGCCGAGCGCGTAACGACCCGGCTTCCGAAGACGCTGAGCATGGAGGACGGCGCACTGATCGAACCAATGGCCGTCGGCTTGCACGGAGTTGCGCTGGCAAAGCTCACGCCGGGCGCGAAAGTGCTCGTGATTGGCGCGGGTCCCGTTGGACTGGCCGCCACGTTCTGGGCTCGCCGCCTCGGCGCTGGTCGCATTGTCGCGACTGCTTCGTCGCAGCGCCGCGAAGCGCTCGCGCGACACATGGGGGCTGACGAATTTGTGGTTCCGCAGGATGGGCAGGATCTGGCGGCGCTAGCTGCCGATGCTCTCAAGGGTCCACCAGACGTCGTGTTCGAATGCGCAGGGCAGAAAGATCTGATTGCAAAGGCGATTCATTGCGTCAAGCCGCAGGGCGACGTCGTAGTGCTCGGCTTCTGCACGGTGCCGGACCAATTCATTCCGGCAGTAGCGGTATGGAAGGAAGTGCGAATTCAGTTCGCTGTCACCTACAGTATGCAAGAGTTCACTCATGTCGCGAACGTGTTCGACGCGGGCTGTGTCGAACCGCGCGCGATGATTACCGACCGGGTCTCGCTTGACGCGCTACCCGATGCATTTGAAGCACTGCGTGAACGGTCGACGCAATGCAAGGTAATGGTGAACCCATGGCTCAGCTGA
- a CDS encoding MarR family transcriptional regulator yields MPIACLLDNAYLLSGKRGSEPIDNRMGARKTADSLFAALADASRRQLLSLLNAGPQSAPSLARELKISRASVIEHLNELGEAGWVDVAFGDDGEASYSKRSQAEAQFLAECEALQKPVCSEASDALDEQAAAWAREWPAEDPNVYLIGQRLLRLSAHIDRALKEAAASQGLLAAELLLLDALLVSGPPYTQSPTQLQKPLAMTLGGITKCVGRLEQMGLVERMPDPADGRGILVRMKSQARKVLRNILHQGAYGTDWVASSHMAPERRAALSTLLRELHVFADAEAARRGAERG; encoded by the coding sequence ATGCCGATCGCCTGTTTGCTCGACAACGCGTATTTGCTGTCCGGCAAGCGGGGGTCCGAACCAATCGATAATCGCATGGGTGCTCGCAAGACCGCAGACTCGCTATTCGCCGCGTTAGCGGATGCTTCCCGACGACAACTCCTGTCTCTGCTGAATGCGGGTCCTCAAAGCGCACCCTCATTGGCGCGTGAGCTGAAAATATCGCGTGCGAGCGTGATCGAGCACCTGAACGAACTTGGCGAGGCCGGCTGGGTCGACGTCGCTTTCGGGGACGACGGCGAGGCGTCCTATTCGAAACGTTCTCAAGCTGAAGCACAATTTCTGGCGGAATGCGAGGCGTTGCAGAAGCCCGTGTGCTCAGAGGCTAGCGATGCGTTGGACGAACAGGCTGCGGCTTGGGCGCGCGAGTGGCCAGCGGAAGACCCGAATGTCTATCTGATCGGGCAACGACTCCTACGACTATCTGCTCACATCGACCGGGCGCTCAAGGAAGCCGCCGCGAGTCAGGGCCTGCTGGCAGCCGAACTGTTGCTATTGGATGCGCTTCTGGTTTCCGGTCCGCCTTACACGCAGTCTCCGACGCAACTTCAAAAACCGCTGGCAATGACGCTGGGCGGCATCACGAAGTGTGTCGGCAGGCTCGAACAGATGGGCTTGGTGGAGCGCATGCCGGACCCGGCGGATGGTCGTGGAATACTCGTACGAATGAAGTCACAGGCACGCAAAGTATTGAGGAACATCCTCCATCAGGGGGCGTACGGCACTGACTGGGTGGCATCCAGTCATATGGCGCCTGAACGGCGAGCGGCACTCTCGACCTTGTTGCGGGAACTACATGTCTTTGCAGACGCGGAGGCCGCACGTCGGGGTGCCGAGCGCGGCTGA
- a CDS encoding SDR family NAD(P)-dependent oxidoreductase encodes MPAPKVFHQRLNGKIAIVTGAGSLGQGFGTGKAIACLFAAEGASVCLVDQQYERAAETLALITEAGGSAFVSTGNVTDGAVCARIVDETVERYGGLDILVNNVGISGAPGRLQDVDEASWDRVIDVNLKSAFLMSRSAVPKIVARGGGAIVNIGSVAGIRSHGSAAYGSSKAGMVGFTRELAVMYGRDYVRANAIAPGHIFTPMVESMLNDKARERRRKIAPLPLEGDAWDVAAAALFLCCDESRFITGTCLPVDGGVTQVAALAAYDLVQQ; translated from the coding sequence ATGCCCGCTCCGAAAGTCTTCCATCAACGTTTAAACGGCAAGATCGCGATCGTGACCGGCGCAGGATCGCTCGGTCAGGGTTTCGGCACGGGCAAGGCAATTGCCTGTCTTTTCGCCGCGGAGGGCGCGTCCGTCTGTCTCGTCGATCAGCAATACGAGCGGGCAGCGGAAACGCTCGCGCTGATCACGGAGGCGGGCGGCAGCGCGTTCGTCTCGACCGGCAATGTCACCGACGGTGCGGTCTGTGCGCGCATTGTCGACGAGACCGTCGAGAGGTACGGTGGCCTCGACATTCTCGTCAACAACGTCGGTATCTCGGGCGCGCCGGGGCGGTTGCAGGACGTCGACGAGGCGTCGTGGGATCGCGTGATCGACGTCAATCTGAAAAGTGCCTTCTTGATGAGCCGAAGTGCGGTGCCGAAGATCGTGGCGCGCGGAGGCGGGGCAATCGTCAACATCGGTTCGGTCGCGGGCATCCGCAGCCACGGGTCAGCCGCATACGGCTCATCGAAAGCGGGCATGGTCGGCTTTACGCGTGAACTCGCGGTGATGTACGGCCGCGATTATGTTCGTGCCAACGCGATTGCTCCGGGGCATATTTTTACGCCGATGGTCGAAAGCATGCTCAATGACAAGGCCCGCGAACGCCGCCGCAAAATCGCGCCCCTTCCTTTGGAAGGGGATGCGTGGGACGTCGCGGCCGCCGCGTTGTTTCTCTGCTGCGATGAATCGCGATTCATTACCGGCACGTGCCTACCCGTAGACGGCGGTGTGACACAGGTCGCCGCGCTTGCGGCATACGACCTGGTTCAACAATAG
- a CDS encoding ecdysteroid 22-kinase family protein, whose product MHVIQNMQRTEGCGFPHVATEWLSARRCARVFHPQYSGGTLSESGVVSDMRLPVTVGEVTAEWLTSALGFRFSGVEVLSCEHVDVLPGTSTKVRVALEYNDAGHAMALPSRMIVKGGFEEHSPSMKEMYRNEMRFYRDVLPFINMNAPKCFYAGADPDAWQAVVVMEDLVERNVRFCRAQQPQGYEQVALRLSAMARYHAQTWNSREFDKGGRLDWVGERFSDWSLEYQNRYLEPDVWAHYVSLPRGAAVSRHLHDRDWMVAALGRIAREHKGKPVCLIHGDTHLGNLYVEADGAPGFFDAQVSRAPWSLEVAYHIGCALDIEDRRSWERSLLEHYLSQLAINGIQAPDFDEAWGDYRRDLAYGFFIFAINETRFQTEAVNTAYAARFGAALVDHGEVG is encoded by the coding sequence ATGCACGTCATTCAAAATATGCAACGCACCGAGGGGTGTGGTTTTCCCCATGTTGCGACCGAATGGCTGTCTGCGCGACGATGCGCACGCGTCTTTCATCCGCAATATTCGGGAGGAACCTTGTCTGAATCTGGTGTGGTAAGTGACATGAGGTTGCCTGTCACTGTCGGGGAAGTGACGGCAGAGTGGCTTACTTCAGCGCTGGGATTCCGCTTCAGCGGCGTCGAAGTGCTCTCGTGCGAACACGTGGATGTACTGCCGGGCACGTCGACCAAGGTCCGAGTGGCTCTGGAGTACAACGACGCGGGACATGCGATGGCACTACCGTCGCGCATGATCGTGAAGGGCGGTTTCGAGGAACATAGTCCGTCGATGAAGGAGATGTATCGCAACGAAATGCGCTTCTATCGGGACGTACTGCCGTTCATAAACATGAACGCGCCGAAATGTTTTTATGCGGGCGCCGATCCTGACGCCTGGCAGGCGGTCGTAGTGATGGAAGACCTGGTCGAGCGTAACGTTCGGTTCTGTCGTGCTCAGCAGCCGCAGGGCTACGAACAGGTGGCTTTGCGTTTGAGCGCAATGGCGCGCTATCACGCGCAAACATGGAATAGCCGGGAGTTCGACAAGGGCGGGCGGCTTGATTGGGTTGGGGAGCGCTTTTCGGATTGGTCGTTGGAATATCAGAACCGCTACCTCGAGCCGGATGTCTGGGCGCACTACGTATCGCTGCCGAGAGGGGCCGCGGTAAGCCGGCATCTGCACGATCGCGACTGGATGGTGGCAGCGCTCGGGCGCATTGCGCGCGAACACAAGGGCAAACCGGTGTGTCTGATCCATGGCGATACGCACCTTGGAAATCTCTACGTCGAAGCTGATGGAGCGCCGGGTTTTTTCGATGCTCAGGTTAGCCGGGCGCCTTGGAGTCTCGAGGTCGCTTATCACATAGGGTGCGCGCTCGATATCGAAGACCGGCGCTCGTGGGAGCGGTCGCTACTAGAGCACTATCTTTCCCAATTGGCGATTAACGGGATTCAGGCACCAGACTTCGACGAAGCATGGGGCGACTATCGACGCGATCTCGCATACGGATTCTTCATCTTTGCGATCAACGAAACGCGCTTCCAGACCGAGGCGGTGAACACGGCGTATGCAGCGCGCTTTGGTGCGGCATTGGTGGATCATGGCGAAGTGGGTTAA